A single Saccharolobus shibatae B12 DNA region contains:
- a CDS encoding ABC transporter substrate-binding protein codes for MRKELVLELGIIFSIFVMLSSMSGILIASSASSVFPSTLYLGWYNSNVEAFSSFATYNPNIFAGGLGGSFYGLLYAYSALINVTNGQAIPVIVTSWNFSPSNWQQIWQTKPINVTLVIRNDTGWSNGQPLTAYDLMATCLILDMFGAPPFPNYTVVNNYTLIETWPNNTLSPILYTTTLINTVGLGEVAIIIPYQVWKPIINQILGNWTKIQNTSNMKLAQQIIKNIRSEITHFRPDPTTYPYSGPFYLSQLSSNEIVLNKNPYYYNAKYIPFNQIIVYQYGQADLAAAAITGGQVSLDWSGLTGLSPTQLESLPTTLEVIKIPQPFGWGLAFNLKNPWLRDYQVRAAIAYILNRTAIAEVGGPLTAPVTIPNAIPNVSYYSFMTSPQYYSSLNPYNINLTKAAQLLESVGFYQKSGVWYTPNGTPFTLTIGAGAPPTQALAMMEEVQKELQQFGINVQLHVYTVVSQWHQAWQNGTGYDLWFENWGSSYSPGTAPWSLVLSYFGGYPWNVTQWNENLTLPNGTVIDFHKLLEETESPNSTQQLIQSNQQLSYYMNQYLLPILPLVEIENYVIVNPSLLIAAPPANSWIWSEAQYGIGGTAMIQALIDYWYAPLYKSTIVTTTTTSVSTTTVPTTLTTTTTSVATTTTAVVTTSVTTTTVTTTSSSIIPIVAAVIVVIIVIIAVVIFLMRRR; via the coding sequence ATGCGAAAGGAATTAGTATTAGAACTAGGGATAATATTCTCAATATTTGTAATGCTTTCTTCAATGAGTGGTATATTGATAGCCAGTTCAGCATCTTCTGTATTTCCATCAACACTTTACCTAGGATGGTATAATTCTAACGTAGAAGCATTTTCCTCATTTGCGACATATAACCCTAATATATTCGCAGGAGGATTGGGTGGATCTTTTTATGGTTTACTCTATGCTTACTCTGCTTTAATTAACGTTACTAACGGACAAGCAATTCCAGTAATAGTAACTTCTTGGAACTTCTCCCCATCAAATTGGCAACAAATTTGGCAGACTAAACCAATAAATGTCACATTAGTTATTAGAAACGATACTGGTTGGAGTAATGGGCAACCCCTAACAGCTTATGATCTTATGGCAACATGTTTAATACTAGATATGTTTGGTGCGCCTCCATTCCCAAATTACACTGTAGTTAACAATTATACGCTAATTGAGACCTGGCCCAACAATACTTTATCACCAATATTGTATACTACTACACTAATTAATACGGTAGGCTTAGGGGAAGTTGCTATTATAATACCGTATCAGGTTTGGAAGCCTATAATTAATCAGATACTAGGGAATTGGACGAAAATACAAAACACTAGCAATATGAAACTTGCACAACAGATAATTAAGAATATTAGATCAGAAATTACTCATTTTAGACCCGATCCTACAACATATCCGTATAGTGGCCCATTTTACCTATCACAACTGTCATCAAATGAGATAGTATTGAATAAGAATCCCTATTACTATAACGCCAAATATATACCATTTAACCAAATAATAGTGTATCAATATGGACAAGCAGATTTAGCAGCAGCTGCAATAACTGGGGGTCAAGTTTCTCTGGACTGGTCGGGTTTGACTGGATTATCACCAACCCAACTAGAGAGTTTGCCAACTACGCTTGAGGTTATCAAAATACCTCAACCATTCGGTTGGGGTTTGGCATTTAATTTGAAGAATCCTTGGCTAAGAGACTATCAAGTTAGGGCTGCAATCGCATATATTCTAAATAGGACTGCAATAGCAGAAGTGGGTGGTCCTTTAACAGCACCAGTTACTATCCCTAATGCAATTCCCAACGTGTCATACTATTCATTCATGACATCTCCGCAATACTATTCATCGTTAAATCCATATAATATCAATTTAACGAAGGCTGCGCAACTACTTGAAAGTGTAGGGTTCTATCAGAAATCCGGCGTGTGGTACACTCCTAACGGGACACCATTTACTTTAACTATAGGTGCAGGTGCGCCACCAACACAAGCCTTAGCTATGATGGAAGAGGTTCAGAAAGAATTACAACAATTTGGAATTAACGTACAGTTGCATGTATATACTGTAGTTAGTCAATGGCATCAGGCATGGCAAAATGGCACTGGCTATGATTTATGGTTTGAGAATTGGGGTAGTTCATATTCCCCGGGTACTGCACCATGGAGTTTAGTACTTTCATATTTTGGAGGATACCCATGGAATGTTACCCAATGGAATGAAAATCTTACTCTGCCTAATGGTACTGTAATTGACTTCCATAAACTACTTGAAGAAACCGAGTCTCCTAATAGTACACAACAGCTAATACAATCTAATCAGCAGTTATCATATTATATGAACCAATATTTACTTCCAATTTTACCTCTAGTTGAGATTGAGAATTACGTCATCGTTAATCCTTCGCTTCTTATTGCAGCTCCACCGGCCAATTCATGGATATGGTCGGAGGCACAATACGGTATAGGTGGTACTGCAATGATACAAGCTCTAATAGATTATTGGTATGCTCCATTATATAAGAGTACCATAGTTACGACAACAACGACCTCAGTGAGTACAACTACTGTTCCTACTACTTTAACTACAACAACCACGTCTGTAGCTACGACAACCACAGCTGTGGTCACTACTTCTGTTACTACAACTACAGTTACAACGACATCATCTTCAATTATTCCAATTGTCGCTGCTGTAATTGTTGTCATCATCGTTATTATTGCAGTTGTGATATTCTTGATGAGAAGGAGATAG
- a CDS encoding mandelate racemase/muconate lactonizing enzyme family protein, whose protein sequence is MTKISEIEAYILGKEVTSAQWASLMVLVKVTTSDGRVGWGETVSALRAEAVANFVKKINTVLKGSDVFNVEKNKLEWYKHDFNMTISLESTTAYSAVDIASWDVIGKELGAPLYKLLGGKTRDKILVYANGWYQNCVRPEDFADKAKEVVKKGYKALKFDPFGPYFNDISKRGLDMAEERVKAVREAVGDNVDILIEHHGRFNANSAIMIAKRLEKYNPLFMEEPVHPEDMEGLKKYRANTSLRIALGERIINKHQALHFMKEGLVDFLQADLYRIGGVTETKKVVGIAEAFDVLMAFHNAQGPILNAATLQFDAFIPNFLIQESFYDWFPGWKRELIYDGTPVDNGYAIIPERPGLGVEVNEKMLESLKVKGEEYFNPEEPVWVVKGTWKDY, encoded by the coding sequence ATGACAAAGATTTCGGAAATTGAAGCGTATATTTTAGGTAAGGAGGTAACAAGCGCCCAATGGGCGTCATTAATGGTATTGGTAAAGGTTACAACAAGCGATGGCAGAGTAGGCTGGGGAGAAACTGTGAGCGCGTTGAGAGCCGAAGCAGTGGCAAATTTTGTAAAGAAGATAAATACTGTATTAAAAGGAAGTGATGTCTTTAACGTAGAAAAGAACAAGCTAGAATGGTACAAGCATGATTTCAATATGACCATCTCCTTAGAGTCTACAACAGCCTATAGTGCAGTAGATATTGCGTCTTGGGATGTAATTGGAAAAGAATTGGGAGCTCCATTATATAAATTGCTCGGAGGAAAAACGAGAGATAAAATACTTGTCTACGCAAATGGATGGTATCAAAATTGCGTTAGGCCGGAGGACTTTGCGGATAAGGCCAAAGAAGTCGTAAAAAAGGGTTACAAGGCTTTGAAATTCGATCCATTTGGCCCATATTTTAACGATATTTCAAAGAGAGGTCTAGATATGGCTGAGGAGAGGGTAAAGGCTGTTAGGGAGGCTGTAGGTGATAATGTGGATATTTTAATAGAGCATCACGGTAGGTTTAATGCAAATTCAGCAATAATGATAGCGAAAAGGCTAGAGAAGTATAATCCATTGTTTATGGAGGAACCTGTTCATCCTGAGGATATGGAAGGGCTTAAAAAATATAGGGCCAATACGAGCTTAAGGATTGCATTAGGTGAGAGGATAATCAATAAACATCAAGCTTTGCACTTTATGAAAGAGGGATTGGTTGACTTCTTACAAGCTGATCTATACAGAATTGGTGGAGTTACCGAGACTAAGAAAGTAGTGGGAATTGCTGAAGCCTTTGACGTACTGATGGCTTTCCACAATGCTCAAGGTCCGATATTAAATGCTGCGACACTACAATTTGATGCGTTCATTCCCAACTTCTTAATACAAGAGTCCTTCTATGATTGGTTCCCAGGTTGGAAGAGGGAGCTAATATATGATGGTACCCCAGTTGATAATGGATATGCAATAATACCGGAAAGACCAGGTTTGGGAGTTGAGGTAAACGAGAAAATGTTAGAGAGTTTAAAGGTTAAGGGTGAGGAATACTTTAACCCAGAGGAACCAGTGTGGGTAGTTAAAGGAACGTGGAAGGATTACTAG
- a CDS encoding ABC transporter ATP-binding protein, whose amino-acid sequence MILEVYNLNVIYDEGNNRIVRAVNDVSFGVEKGEVLGIIGESGSGKSTLINAILRAIRPPGKVVSGKVIFSGIDLFAIPIDEFRKLLWKEISYVPQASQNALNPVLPVSETFYYIAMSHGEADKKSVIERARELLKLVSLDPNRVLSMYPFQLSGGMRQRVMIALSLLLNPKLILMDEPASALDMLNQELLLKLIKTINQELGVTIIYVTHDILNIAQIANRLLVMYKGYVMEEGKTEDIIKNPLNPYTSLLVSSIPSLKGEVKIINVPLEELLLSKEKGCPFLNRCPKAFGRCKEELPEIRLVKDRKVRCHLYGSNGA is encoded by the coding sequence ATGATATTGGAAGTTTATAATCTGAATGTGATTTATGATGAGGGTAATAATAGGATTGTAAGGGCGGTTAATGATGTCAGTTTTGGAGTTGAAAAGGGTGAAGTTCTTGGAATTATCGGTGAAAGTGGCTCTGGTAAGTCTACACTCATTAACGCTATACTTAGAGCTATAAGACCCCCAGGTAAAGTAGTCTCTGGGAAAGTAATCTTTAGTGGCATTGATTTATTTGCTATTCCTATAGACGAGTTTAGAAAATTATTGTGGAAAGAAATTTCATATGTCCCCCAAGCTAGTCAGAATGCCTTAAATCCGGTTTTACCGGTTAGTGAGACTTTCTATTATATAGCAATGAGTCACGGAGAAGCAGATAAGAAAAGTGTAATTGAGAGAGCAAGGGAATTATTGAAATTAGTAAGTTTAGATCCTAATCGTGTTCTTAGCATGTATCCATTCCAATTATCTGGTGGTATGAGACAGAGGGTTATGATAGCGTTAAGCCTTCTCCTAAATCCTAAGTTAATATTAATGGACGAGCCAGCAAGTGCGTTAGATATGCTTAATCAAGAATTATTATTAAAGTTAATAAAAACTATAAATCAAGAATTAGGAGTTACAATAATTTATGTAACGCATGATATACTTAATATAGCTCAAATAGCTAATAGATTGTTGGTTATGTATAAAGGCTATGTCATGGAAGAGGGCAAAACTGAGGATATCATTAAAAATCCATTAAACCCATATACATCATTATTAGTGTCCTCGATTCCTTCCTTAAAAGGAGAAGTGAAGATCATCAACGTTCCCTTAGAGGAACTATTACTGTCAAAAGAAAAGGGTTGTCCTTTTCTAAATAGATGTCCCAAAGCTTTCGGAAGATGCAAAGAAGAATTACCCGAGATTCGTTTAGTAAAAGATAGAAAGGTAAGGTGTCACTTATATGGGTCTAATGGAGCTTAA
- a CDS encoding glycoside hydrolase family 116 protein, giving the protein MHTYINRSVNKKLVMKIEKYFGVPLGGIGTGKINFHPDLTIDDITILNNWSNPLRRIRGFHILTFLDGEPIFLQTNPGKNVETPPRYTYIKDMEMSVEFPVIKYSTPLAEIEVYSVLRKNDIKNSSLPALKFKIKGKGRFAISFPNIIGSKRAGRTNESYKGKLNGVIMRNEKALNSDPAYGEIFLGCVGCKVITNFAYYKPAKVGMTEDITYFYNLEEYDEKYIIRPYAREEIGGIVYKDVNEEETFILSWFFNGRPHHYPYGHYYENFFKDSIDVAEYTLKLEPDLGIEEKVEWLKEALVNSLYILTSNTWLTKDGRFAVYEDPYISKLMNTIGSMTFDGLGFTLLELYRDLVISADNYFVNYINNGETPHDIGEESIEDPIYGASYPYWWTDLGPTLVLMLYRDYISTSNRGILEENYNKIKEIIDWLIRKDMDNDCIPDSKGGYDNSYDGTHMYGASSYVASMFLSALTAFIKISEILDVKIDAKYYRFLECGKKTFNSLWNGKYFVLWKKNDEENRSCLNSQLLGQFWCDILGLPPITDNDKINTALRSIYELNFRASKYCLTNAVKEDGNIDTSTGQLRSCWPRVSFAVAAHMILRGMVKEGMEVAKREWETIKELNPFDQSSRIDAIEGKYVGLMSYIGSTSVWLVKLALDKLR; this is encoded by the coding sequence TTGCATACCTATATAAATAGAAGTGTAAATAAAAAATTAGTGATGAAGATAGAGAAGTATTTTGGTGTACCTTTAGGTGGAATAGGAACAGGGAAGATAAACTTCCACCCAGATCTTACGATTGATGATATAACTATTCTAAACAACTGGTCAAATCCACTTAGAAGAATAAGGGGTTTTCACATATTAACATTTCTAGATGGGGAACCTATTTTTCTTCAAACTAATCCTGGAAAAAACGTGGAAACACCCCCTCGATATACTTACATTAAGGATATGGAGATGTCGGTAGAGTTCCCAGTTATTAAGTATTCAACGCCTCTTGCTGAAATAGAAGTATATTCAGTTTTAAGGAAAAATGATATTAAGAATTCTTCTCTCCCAGCATTAAAGTTTAAAATAAAAGGAAAAGGAAGATTTGCAATTTCTTTTCCAAATATAATTGGAAGTAAAAGAGCTGGAAGAACAAATGAGAGCTATAAGGGAAAGTTAAATGGTGTTATAATGAGAAATGAAAAAGCCTTAAACTCCGATCCTGCTTATGGAGAAATTTTCTTGGGATGTGTAGGCTGTAAGGTTATAACAAATTTCGCCTACTATAAGCCAGCTAAGGTTGGAATGACTGAAGATATCACCTATTTTTATAATTTGGAAGAATATGATGAAAAATATATAATAAGACCTTATGCTAGAGAGGAAATAGGGGGTATTGTATATAAAGATGTAAATGAAGAAGAAACGTTTATCCTTTCATGGTTTTTCAACGGAAGACCTCATCATTATCCATATGGGCATTACTACGAGAACTTCTTTAAAGATTCGATAGATGTTGCAGAATACACTCTTAAGTTAGAACCAGATTTAGGTATAGAGGAAAAAGTAGAGTGGCTAAAGGAAGCTTTGGTAAATAGTTTGTACATCCTAACCTCAAATACTTGGTTAACTAAAGATGGCAGATTTGCCGTATATGAAGATCCTTACATTAGTAAATTAATGAACACTATTGGTTCTATGACCTTTGACGGCCTCGGATTTACCCTTTTAGAGCTTTATAGAGATTTAGTGATATCAGCCGACAATTATTTCGTGAACTATATAAATAATGGGGAAACACCCCACGATATCGGGGAGGAAAGTATTGAAGATCCAATTTACGGAGCGTCATATCCATACTGGTGGACTGACCTGGGACCAACCTTAGTCTTAATGCTGTACAGAGACTATATATCTACTTCTAATAGGGGAATTTTAGAGGAAAATTATAATAAAATAAAGGAGATAATTGATTGGCTCATAAGAAAGGACATGGATAACGATTGTATACCTGACTCAAAGGGTGGTTACGACAACTCTTATGATGGAACTCATATGTATGGAGCCTCATCCTATGTTGCATCAATGTTCCTTTCAGCACTAACTGCATTTATTAAAATATCTGAAATACTAGACGTTAAGATTGACGCTAAATATTATAGATTTTTAGAGTGTGGCAAGAAGACATTTAACTCATTATGGAATGGGAAATATTTCGTTTTATGGAAGAAGAACGATGAGGAAAATAGATCTTGCCTAAACTCACAATTACTAGGTCAATTCTGGTGTGATATTTTGGGATTACCGCCTATTACTGATAATGATAAGATAAACACAGCTTTGAGAAGTATTTATGAGCTAAACTTTAGAGCTTCTAAATACTGTTTAACCAATGCAGTGAAGGAAGATGGAAACATAGATACTTCAACAGGTCAACTTAGATCATGTTGGCCTAGAGTCTCCTTTGCAGTAGCGGCACATATGATATTAAGGGGCATGGTTAAGGAGGGAATGGAAGTAGCGAAAAGGGAATGGGAAACGATTAAGGAGCTCAACCCTTTTGATCAATCTTCTAGAATAGACGCAATAGAAGGAAAGTATGTAGGGTTAATGTCATATATAGGAAGTACTTCGGTTTGGTTAGTGAAATTAGCTTTGGATAAGCTACGTTAA
- a CDS encoding ABC transporter permease, producing MNYKWLIRRLASVIVAIFATIVISWALLEFSPYSPANYIMQFINPQEFAQKPELYSSLIDYLNTLRPHGNPLISAADYIWNTLHGNLGFSIISNVPVAQLIAVALPWTLFIVVTSLLISFFLGIRIGQKLGYMRGTKTDSISTVSLSILRSVPIYIYAVLLIYILAFTYHIFPTGGAYSVHVTPGFNLPFIASVLYHAFLPIFTLTIVNLVGWILQMRANTIYVLGEDFVNFAELSGVKKDIIEKKYIGKNAILPLYTSLIIAIGFSFSGSVFVEQTFSYPGVGNLLINSITSNDYPTEMGVFIIIIVAVIVGNLIADLTYSFLDPRAKVGEE from the coding sequence ATGAATTATAAATGGCTGATTAGGAGATTAGCATCGGTAATTGTTGCGATATTTGCTACAATAGTCATAAGCTGGGCCTTATTGGAGTTTTCTCCCTACTCTCCCGCAAATTACATCATGCAGTTCATAAATCCACAAGAATTTGCTCAAAAACCTGAACTATATAGTTCACTCATAGATTATTTAAACACTCTCAGACCCCATGGGAATCCGTTAATTAGCGCTGCGGATTACATTTGGAATACGTTACATGGAAATCTGGGCTTCTCGATAATAAGCAACGTACCAGTGGCTCAACTGATTGCAGTTGCGTTACCTTGGACCTTATTCATCGTTGTAACATCTCTTCTAATAAGTTTCTTCCTTGGGATAAGAATAGGCCAGAAACTAGGGTATATGAGGGGGACTAAGACCGATTCCATATCTACCGTTTCGCTATCGATCTTAAGATCAGTACCAATTTACATCTATGCCGTGTTACTTATTTACATACTTGCGTTCACATACCATATCTTTCCCACGGGAGGTGCTTACAGTGTACATGTAACTCCAGGGTTTAATCTTCCCTTCATAGCTAGCGTGTTGTATCATGCATTTTTACCAATATTCACATTGACCATAGTAAATTTAGTAGGATGGATCTTACAGATGAGGGCAAACACAATATATGTACTTGGCGAAGATTTCGTAAACTTTGCTGAACTCTCTGGAGTTAAAAAAGATATAATAGAAAAGAAGTATATTGGAAAGAATGCAATATTGCCCCTATACACCAGCTTAATCATAGCAATAGGATTTTCCTTTAGTGGGTCAGTATTCGTAGAGCAGACATTTTCCTACCCCGGAGTAGGAAACTTACTAATCAACTCCATAACCTCTAATGACTATCCCACTGAAATGGGAGTATTCATCATAATAATTGTAGCAGTAATTGTAGGTAATTTAATCGCAGACTTAACATATTCGTTCTTAGATCCTAGAGCTAAGGTTGGTGAAGAATAA
- a CDS encoding ABC transporter ATP-binding protein produces the protein MGLMELKKISVVFEDKVGLFRKRQFHALKDISLSINQGDLLIVLGESGAGKTTLGRVIVGLQKPTSGEVIYDGYNIWKNKRKIFKKYRKDVQLIPQDPYSTLPFNKTVEEILAAPILRWEKINKDELRKRLINLLELVKLTPAGEFLSKYPHQLSGGQKQRLNIARSLSVNPKIIVADEPVTMVDASLRIGILNTLAEIKNRLNLTMLFITHDIPIARYFYHLFNKGNAIVMFAGRIVESGDLEEILKDPLHPYTKDLIKLTPSIDNLYREVDVKINYERVEKGCPYRLRCPFAMDICNNEEPRLFKYSHDVACFLYGKVKESEQVH, from the coding sequence ATGGGTCTAATGGAGCTTAAGAAAATTTCAGTAGTTTTTGAAGATAAGGTTGGATTATTCAGAAAGCGGCAATTCCATGCTTTAAAGGATATATCTTTGAGCATAAATCAAGGGGATCTACTTATAGTATTAGGTGAAAGTGGAGCTGGTAAAACTACTTTAGGACGAGTAATTGTCGGTTTACAAAAACCAACGTCCGGTGAAGTAATTTATGATGGATATAATATCTGGAAGAATAAGAGAAAAATATTTAAGAAATATAGAAAGGATGTTCAACTAATTCCTCAAGACCCCTACTCAACACTTCCCTTTAATAAGACTGTGGAAGAGATCTTAGCAGCTCCCATATTACGTTGGGAAAAGATCAACAAAGATGAGCTAAGAAAGCGTTTAATTAACTTATTGGAATTAGTAAAATTGACACCTGCAGGGGAATTTTTGAGTAAATATCCCCATCAGCTTTCAGGAGGACAGAAGCAAAGGCTTAATATAGCTAGAAGTCTTTCAGTAAACCCCAAGATAATAGTTGCCGATGAACCCGTAACTATGGTTGACGCTTCTTTGAGGATTGGTATACTAAATACACTAGCTGAAATAAAGAATAGACTCAATCTCACAATGTTGTTCATTACTCATGATATCCCAATAGCCAGATACTTTTATCATCTATTTAACAAGGGTAATGCAATAGTAATGTTTGCTGGTAGAATAGTAGAGAGTGGAGATTTGGAGGAAATACTGAAGGACCCATTACATCCTTATACAAAGGACCTGATAAAACTTACACCATCTATCGATAATCTATATAGGGAAGTTGACGTTAAGATAAATTACGAAAGGGTAGAAAAAGGATGTCCGTATAGGCTAAGATGTCCATTTGCAATGGATATATGTAATAATGAAGAGCCTAGATTATTTAAATACTCCCATGATGTTGCTTGTTTCCTATATGGCAAGGTGAAGGAAAGTGAACAAGTGCATTAG
- the nagA gene encoding N-acetylglucosamine-6-phosphate deacetylase, whose product MNKCIRGLEIITPLESFRDDIIILDGKIRKIGSEICNEEIKIEKGKYVVPGLIDIHTHGIGGILVNDVKSVESYEKMTKYYYSHGVTTFIPSTISENVEKLISIAGILNEAKSIGIHLEGPIINPNRAGAHKFFTRFDERILEISKLFKIKRITVAPEIMSDRELETLVDNFQVSLGHTDANSDDTRRAIGFGASSVTHLFNAMRPFHHRDPGVIGVSLTSPVYTEVIPDLVHVNEITINIISKLKGDNTILVSDSLQAAGLGEGEFLLYGEKIICNKACFEGNNKLVGSNITLDEGVRRVSKVVGLKEAIKYATYSPASLLNLDDRGQISRGYVADLVILDENLNVLMTLKSGSVVFSTFKKSL is encoded by the coding sequence GTGAACAAGTGCATTAGAGGGTTAGAGATAATAACACCATTAGAAAGTTTTAGAGATGATATAATAATATTAGATGGAAAAATAAGAAAAATTGGAAGTGAAATATGCAATGAGGAAATAAAGATAGAGAAAGGCAAGTACGTAGTACCTGGGTTAATTGACATTCACACCCATGGTATAGGAGGAATTCTAGTGAATGACGTTAAGAGTGTTGAAAGTTATGAAAAGATGACAAAATACTACTATTCACATGGCGTAACGACTTTCATTCCATCTACAATTTCTGAGAATGTTGAAAAATTGATTAGCATAGCGGGAATTCTGAATGAAGCTAAAAGTATTGGAATACACCTTGAAGGACCTATAATAAATCCGAATAGAGCTGGGGCGCATAAATTCTTCACTAGATTCGATGAAAGAATTTTAGAAATTTCGAAACTATTTAAAATTAAAAGGATTACTGTAGCACCCGAGATTATGAGTGATAGAGAATTGGAGACCCTCGTAGACAACTTTCAGGTTTCTTTAGGTCATACAGATGCTAACTCAGATGATACCAGAAGAGCCATAGGCTTTGGTGCATCATCAGTTACGCATTTGTTTAATGCGATGAGGCCATTTCATCATAGAGACCCTGGAGTAATTGGTGTATCATTGACTTCTCCAGTATACACTGAAGTAATACCAGATTTAGTGCATGTTAATGAGATTACAATAAATATTATAAGTAAGTTAAAAGGGGATAATACAATACTAGTATCAGATTCCTTACAAGCTGCAGGGTTAGGCGAAGGTGAATTTTTACTTTATGGAGAAAAAATTATCTGTAATAAGGCTTGTTTTGAAGGTAATAACAAGCTTGTAGGTAGTAACATAACTTTAGATGAAGGTGTAAGAAGGGTTAGTAAAGTTGTTGGACTGAAAGAGGCAATTAAATATGCAACGTATTCTCCAGCATCCTTACTTAACTTAGATGATAGAGGACAGATATCTAGGGGTTATGTTGCAGATTTAGTTATATTGGACGAAAACCTTAACGTGCTGATGACGTTAAAAAGTGGCAGTGTAGTCTTCTCAACTTTTAAAAAATCATTGTAA
- a CDS encoding ABC transporter permease, with translation MMQNKLFEYLWLVWKNKKSRVGLIITVFYILIAVFGEIIFPTTYSLHPSSTTIFMPPQLSNFYLIFGTGPFAESILVQIIQGAESVIEVSFLAGLFATLIGIAVGIVAGYLGGIIDDILMGITDIVLTLPSIILLIVVVSAFKTSNPIILSLILSITSWAGLARAVRSQVLVIRNSPTIEVLRVLGLSRGYIIFREVAPTLGSYIIIHYIFNVEAAVYAEVGLYYLGVLPYNPNNWGAMIQQALSYGAALGGKAIYYLAFPTVAIVGFMSGLILLSYGIDEISNPRIRSYK, from the coding sequence ATGATGCAGAATAAATTATTCGAGTATCTCTGGCTTGTATGGAAGAACAAAAAATCTAGGGTAGGATTAATTATAACTGTATTTTATATTTTAATCGCAGTGTTTGGTGAAATTATATTTCCTACGACGTACTCTCTACACCCTAGCTCAACTACGATATTCATGCCACCACAATTATCAAACTTTTATCTAATCTTTGGAACTGGTCCATTTGCGGAAAGTATATTAGTGCAAATCATTCAAGGCGCTGAGTCAGTAATTGAGGTAAGTTTCTTAGCTGGCCTATTCGCTACACTAATAGGGATAGCCGTAGGGATAGTGGCAGGCTATCTAGGTGGAATAATTGATGATATACTCATGGGAATAACTGATATTGTGCTAACTTTACCTAGTATAATATTATTAATTGTAGTAGTAAGCGCTTTCAAGACTAGTAATCCAATTATCCTTTCTCTGATATTGAGTATAACTAGTTGGGCTGGATTAGCTAGAGCTGTAAGATCTCAAGTTCTAGTAATTAGAAATTCCCCGACAATAGAAGTATTAAGGGTATTGGGATTGTCTAGGGGATATATCATATTTAGGGAAGTAGCTCCAACCTTGGGTTCATATATTATAATACACTATATATTTAACGTAGAAGCTGCAGTTTACGCGGAAGTAGGATTATACTACTTAGGAGTATTACCCTATAACCCAAATAATTGGGGAGCAATGATACAACAAGCACTTTCTTATGGAGCAGCCCTAGGTGGAAAGGCAATATATTATCTAGCCTTTCCCACGGTTGCAATCGTGGGCTTTATGAGTGGTCTGATATTGCTAAGTTACGGAATTGACGAAATATCTAATCCTCGAATAAGATCATACAAATAA